From the Helicoverpa armigera isolate CAAS_96S chromosome 16, ASM3070526v1, whole genome shotgun sequence genome, one window contains:
- the LOC110372162 gene encoding uncharacterized protein LOC110372162 — translation MLIEIPELRRCCFCLPLRRGILVFGYLSLLVTCLFGILQLVLWLFYRDFESTFSTTAALYRGVIMEAQLCVIFILYALDIIFHVILIVGAHLKRRRLLRVYYYYELTTMVATFIVVVITYIDLDRFPRWNFVVTEFALAFTGFVLQIYLLLLVRSELKKDRYQEGRSSYTNHIAEVFIDPPLRRQWRAIL, via the exons atgttgaTAGAAATCCCGGAGCTCAGGAGATGTTGCTTCTGCTTGCCGCTCAGACGTGGCATCCTAGTTTTTGGATATCTTAGTTTG CTAGTGACTTGTCTCTTCGGGATCCTGCAACTAGTACTATGGCTGTTCTACCGCGACTTCGAGAGCACGTTCTCCACCACCGCGGCGCTGTACCGAGGCGTCATCATGGAAGCACAGCTGTGCGTCATCTTTATACTGTACGCGTTGGATATCATCTTCCATGTTATTCTCATTGTTGGGGCTCATTTG AAGCGTCGCCGTCTCCTCCGAGTATACTACTACTATGAGCTGACGACCATGGTGGCTACCTTCATCGTGGTGGTGATCACGTACATAGACCTCGACCGATTCCCGCGGTGGAACTTCGTTGTCACTGAGTTCGCGTTGGCTTTCACTGGCTTTG TGTTACAGATATACCTCCTCCTCCTGGTGAGGAGTGAGCTGAAGAAGGACCGCTACCAGGAGGGCCGGTCCAGCTACACCAACCACATCGCCGAGGTGTTCATAGACCCGCCTCTACGGCGACAGTGGAGGGCTATATTGTAG
- the LOC110372161 gene encoding uncharacterized protein LOC110372161, giving the protein MYSPKLRPPVMYEVTKSRQSVDEGSPFSNIRCWLIVWAMLRLLVSIFWTSIISIATLATMASYFTDEKSPHYGESPYMLVFEIPAIISQLIEFGMLITFIVAGFKKSAELYTHYYRYCIITVTIYIVCVSSYLVLGYNYGHFAVEIYLTYHFDDLLDMFPVVVEDDSKIFLFTAIIDVCLEMLLIRFVKKLIKRYQDNDDCATV; this is encoded by the exons ATGTATTCCCCAAAGCTAAGACCTCCAGTGATGTATGAGGTCACTAAGTCAAGACAGTCAGTCGACGAGGGCTCGCCTTTCTCTAATATCAGATGCTGGCTAATAGTTTGGGCTATGTTGCGATTG TTGGTATCAATATTCTGGACATCCATAATATCCATAGCGACCTTAGCCACGATGGCTTCATACTTCACAGATGAGAAGTCCCCACATTATGGCGAATCCCCTTACATGTTGGTGTTTGAAATACCAGCCATTATTTCACAACTTATAGAATTTGGGATGCTGATCACATTCATAGTGGCTGGATTTaag AAAAGTGCAGAACTTTACACACACTATTACCGGTACTGTATTATAACAGTTACCATATACATAGTATGTGTGTCCTCATATTTGGTGCTGGGCTATAACTACGGACATTTTGCGGTCGAGATCTACTTGACTTATCATTTCGATGACCTGCTAGATATGTTCCCAGTTGTCGTTGAAGATGATTCGAAGATTTTCCTTTTTACGGCTATTATTGATGTTT gTCTGGAAATGCTGCTGATTCGTTTCGTGAAGAAACTGATCAAGAGGTACCAAGATAATGACGACTGTGCAACGGTTTAG
- the LOC110372109 gene encoding uncharacterized protein LOC110372109 has product MYSPKIRPAGSYIESKSADEGNPCLNIRYFLLAWGFLRLVFSLLWTGLIIMSTVWTIGNEDKKERYYIDTKYLIPQEFISIAIQVVEVMMIVTFIVAGFKKRVELYRAYYRYCLVTFGIYIAVVVLIMVLGYDSGHYFAEVYLTYHIADFCQIFGYIIRDLGKPFFVVSAIDILLEVLLIRLVKKMVIRYEEDNDAETV; this is encoded by the exons atgtattccCCAAAGATCAGACCCGCAGGTTCCTATATTGAAAGCAAATCAGCTGACGAGGGCAACCCATGTTTGAATATTAGATACTTCTTACTGGCTTGGGGTTTCCTTCGATTg gtATTCTCATTATTATGGACTGGTTTGATAATCATGTCGACTGTATGGACTATTGGCAACGAGGATAAAAAGGAACGGTATTACATAGACACCAAGTATTTAATACCTCAGGAATTCATTTCTATTGCTATACAAGTTGTGGAAGTAATGATGATTGTCACATTCATAGTCGCTGGATTTAAg aaaAGAGTGGAGCTCTACCGCGCGTACTACCGCTACTGTTTAGTGACATTCGGTATATATATTGCTGTAGTGGTACTTATAATGGTACTAGGCTATGATTCGGGCCACTATTTCGCCGAGGTGTACCTTACATACCACATTGCGGACTTTTGCCAGATCTTCGGGTACATAATCAGAGATCTAGGAAAACCTTTCTTCGTTGTTTCGGCAATCgatattt TGCTGGAAGTTCTGCTCATTCGTCTTGTGAAGAAAATGGTTATAAGATACGAGGAGGACAACGACGCGGAAACTGTTTAa
- the LOC110372159 gene encoding uncharacterized protein LOC110372159, whose amino-acid sequence MSVELPLCTRCCLCFPLRFGLIVWGYLRLVISALVLVVAERAFSKTLTLTKTESEVIYTVYVVLLGILIVFTLADIIVNILFVIGGHRKVLKLLRAYYIYSIVLWIKTTLAGLALIGYTFYWFFLEEIDEFRVWVLVVDVSTFLGQMLIQAYVILLIRSQIIKLKRIFAFRFIKNAMDCECAMESDEDADEMNGGKCSKFSEVKDTAECICCDKNTND is encoded by the exons ATGAGTGTAGAACTGCCATTGTGTACAAGATGCTGTTTGTGCTTCCCGCTGCGATTCGGTTTGATTGTGTGGGGATATCTGCGACTG GTAATATCAGCTCTAGTGCTGGTAGTGGCAGAAAGAGCTTTTTCGAAGACTTTAACATTAACTAAAACGGAATCAGAAGTAATCTACACAGTTTATGTGGTTTTGCTCGGGATACTTATAGTATTTACACTGGCAGACATTATAGTCAACATACTATTTGTTATTGGGGGACATAGG aaaGTTCTAAAGCTCCTCAGGGCCTACTACATTTACAGCATCGTCTTATGGATCAAAACAACATTGGCAGGCCTGGCTCTGATTGGTTACACCTTTTACTGGTTCTTCTTGGAAGAGATCGATGAATTTCGCGTTTGGGTCTTAGTAGTCGACGTAAGCACTTTTTTGGGACAAATGT TAATACAAGCCTACGTAATACTACTAATACGAAGCCAGATCATTAAGCTGAAGAGAATCTTTGCATTCAGGTTTATCAAGAACGCCATGGACTGTGAATGTGCTATGGAGTCTGATGAAGATGCCGATGAGATGAATGGTGGAAAATGTAGCAAGTTCAGTGAGGTTAAGGACACGGCTGAATGCATCTGCTGTGATAAGAATACTAATGATTAG
- the LOC110372160 gene encoding uncharacterized protein LOC110372160 has protein sequence MRVELPVLTRCCMCFPLRYGLLVWGYVRLCIGLLLLTSVTSGFIEVLTSEPKPDENRAVFLSVIGTIVVLTFNDVVLNALFIVGGHTKNVRLLRAYYIYSITLWVLMIVLYTFFTGQTFNFYRKFEEDKMLYLCIAVMDIIIYFGHIVIQLYSILLIRSEIVKLTNNCEFRFVNNAAQLEMQYEIDGVKVICDGGNTTVEDSCKMTQENDTQQ, from the exons atgcgtGTAGAATTACCAGTGTTGACAAGATGTTGTATGTGCTTTCCTCTTCGGTATGGGTTACTTGTGTGGGGGTATGTCAGATTG TGTATAGGTCTGTTGCTTCTAACCAGCGTCACGTCAGGTTTCATAGAAGTGCTGACCTCCGAACCGAAACCTGATGAAAATAGAGCCGTGTTTCTATCAGTTATAGGAACTATCGTAGTGTTGACATTCAATGATGTTGTACTAAATGCCTTGTTTATCGTCGGAGGACATACG aaaaacgTGAGATTATTAAGAGCCTATTATATCTACAGCATTACACTCTGGGTTCTTATGATAGTATTGTACACCTTTTTCACTGGACAGACTTTCAATTTCTACCGTAAATTTGAAGAAGACAAAATGCTTTACTTATGCATCGCCGTAATGgacatcattatttattttgggcATATCG TGATACAACTTTACTCTATCCTGCTAATAAGGAGTGAGATAGTTAAACTAACCAACAACTGCGAGTTCAGGTTCGTGAACAATGCTGCACAACTTGAGATGCAGTATGAAATAGATGGAGTTAAAGTTATTTGTGATGGTGGAAATACAACTGTTGAAGACAGCTGCAAAATGACACAGGAAAATGATAcacaacagtaa
- the LOC126055447 gene encoding uncharacterized protein LOC126055447, whose protein sequence is MCVDLPVLTRCCMCFPLRYGLLVWGYIRLCLGLAFLTTLTTGFIELLNTERKPHDDLDTNLAIVGTLIVLTSTDVVLNALFIIGGHLKNLRLLRAYYIYNIMFLILMILFGLLTIANCLTYIPIVNEENVFFVLLVVLFYIVFIGHLVIQYYIILLIRSEIVKLRNNCELGFVNNAAQLEMQYETDGVNTTNDSGNKNIEDDTEQKNNKVT, encoded by the exons atgtgTGTAGATCTACCAGTGTTGACAAGATGTTGTATGTGTTTTCCATTACGATATGGCTTGCTTGTATGGGGTTATATCAGATTG TGCTTAGGCCTTGCCTTTCTGACCACTCTTACGACAGGTTTCATAGAACTACTAAACACAGAACGGAAACCTCATGACGATTTAGACACGAACTTAGCAATCGTAGGAACACTCATAGTATTGACTTCTACTGATGTAGTACTGAATGCTTTGTTTATCATCGGAGGACATTTG AAAAACCTGAGGTTATTAAGAGCTTACTATATCTACAACATCATGTTCCTTATTCTGATGATATTGTTCGGCCTCCTTACGATAGCGAATTGTCTCACTTACATACCAATTGTTAACGAAgagaatgtattttttgttttgctcgTCGTACTGTTCTATATCGTTTTTATAGGACATTTAG TGatacaatattacattattCTGCTAATAAGAAGTGAGATAGTAAAACTAAGGAACAACTGTGAACTCGGGTTTGTTAACAACGCTGCACAACTTGAGATGCAGTATGAAACAGATGGAGTGAATACCACGAACGACagtggaaataaaaatattgaagacgATACggaacagaaaaataataaagtcacttaa
- the LOC110372196 gene encoding uncharacterized protein LOC110372196, giving the protein MHGEIPVLTRCCICFPLRYGLLAWAYFRLIVTGAFFTSLTINFIEFIDNDKVRDLNIMGFVMFILFTDIVVTSMFVIGGHLKNLYILKSFYIYSIFLWSLMMLFGMMLTVQTVNRLRTATYHRYVRFLILDLTSFVFQIVIQSYVILLVRSEIVKLTNNCEFKFVNNAAQVELQIKGDDENTEQPNLQKNGNMIV; this is encoded by the exons ATGCACGGAGAAATACCAGTGTTGACTAGATGTTGTATCTGTTTTCCATTACGATATGGCTTGCTTGCGTGGGCTTATTTTAGATTG ATTGTAACCGGTGCCTTTTTTACTAGCCTGACGATCAATTTCATAGAATTTATAGATAATGACAAAGTGAGGGATCTGAACATAATGGGATTCGTGATGTTCATCCTCTTCACTGATATAGTGGTGACTTCTATGTTTGTCATCGGAGGACATTTG AAAAACTTGTATATATTAAAATCGTTCTACATCTACTCTATATTCCTGTGGTCTCTGATGATGTTGTTCGGCATGATGCTGACTGTGCAAACGGTGAACCGATTGAGAACAGCCACATATCATAGATATGTTCGGTTCCTAATACTGGACCTGACTAGCTTCGTTTTCCAAATCG tgATCCAGTCCTATGTTATTCTGCTGGTAAGAAGTGAGATAGTGAAACTGACAAACAACTGTGAATTCAAGTTTGTGAACAACGCAGCACAAGTGGAACTTCAAATTAAGGGTGATGATGAAAATACTGAGCAACCAAACCTTCAGAAAAATGGAaatatgattgtttaa
- the LOC110372195 gene encoding uncharacterized protein LOC110372195 produces MNKEDESNNKRCCLCWPLRCNLLTWAYFKLVSSAVFITVISYALLHTLVMYKLYGKKQSQIRVDAEIAITIIALSLFVADLLVTVIFVVGRHRNMKQMRRLKPFYYFSIVTWILAMLLTAMAVSLSIESLFAKYMTFPSSVVNIINFVSYFVTIVVQTYYLLLLRNEIIKLIKNNEVRFLNNGADAACTVRHESEKKEASDGDTDTEEV; encoded by the exons ATGAATAAAGAAGatgaatcaaataataaaaggTGTTGTCTCTGCTGGCCACTAAGATGCAATTTGCTTACGTGGGCATACTTTAAATTG GTGTCTTCAGCAGTATTCATAACGGTGATATCATACGCCCTGCTACACACATTAGTTATGTACAAACTGTACGGCAAAAAGCAATCCCAAATCCGGGTCGATGCAGAAATTGCAATAACAATCATTGCACTATCTCTATTTGTTGCTGATTTACTAGTAACTGTAATATTTGTTGTGGGAAGACATCGTAATATG AAACAAATGAGGCGCTTAAAGCCGTTCTACTACTTCAGCATAGTGACGTGGATACTAGCTATGTTACTGACGGCTATGGCAGTCAGTCTGTCCATTGAGAGCTTGTTCGCGAAGTATATGACATTCCCTTCTTCGGTGGTCAATATTATCAACTTCGTCAGCTATTTTGTTACTATCG TTGTCCAAACCTACTACCTACTGCTACTAAGGAACGAAATCATCAAACTAATAAAGAACAACGAAGTCAGGTTCCTCAACAACGGGGCTGATGCAGCCTGTACTGTAAGGCATGAAAGTGAGAAGAAGGAAGCTTCTGATGGTGATACTGACACTGAAGAAGTTTGA